Proteins encoded together in one Dechloromonas sp. HYN0024 window:
- a CDS encoding CZB domain-containing protein, whose product MQGIDFDEAIRLHNTWRRQFMNAFARGSYADMPLSDHQGCMFGYAIAAADDTSRALPQFQALIKAHTRFHSLASEIQELSRNGMADDADLMLPELSDVSHRLANLFDDLRTLQRTARG is encoded by the coding sequence CATCCGCCTGCACAACACCTGGCGCCGGCAGTTCATGAACGCCTTCGCCCGCGGCAGCTATGCCGACATGCCGCTGTCCGATCATCAGGGCTGCATGTTCGGCTATGCCATCGCCGCCGCCGACGATACCTCGCGGGCGCTGCCGCAGTTCCAGGCGCTGATCAAGGCCCACACCCGCTTTCACTCCCTGGCCAGCGAAATCCAGGAACTGAGTCGTAATGGCATGGCCGACGATGCCGACCTCATGCTCCCCGAGTTATCCGACGTCTCGCACCGCTTGGCCAACCTGTTTGACGATCTGCGCACCCTGCAGCGAACCGCCAGGGGTTAG
- a CDS encoding chromate transporter translates to MMVVDLFLEFALLSFIAFGGATALLPEMHRVVVENHHWLNDTTFTHLYAIAQAAPGPNVLVVTLIGWEVGGLPGAFAATLAMCLPMSILIYLLIDRWEGFAGKRWQKAISLGVAPLAVGLIFSGATLIARAADFGWAPWLLVAATLVANLRSKLHPLWFIGIGAALGFLGWV, encoded by the coding sequence ATGATGGTCGTCGATCTCTTTCTTGAGTTTGCGCTGCTTTCCTTCATCGCCTTTGGCGGGGCCACGGCGCTGTTGCCGGAAATGCACCGCGTCGTTGTTGAAAACCATCACTGGCTCAACGACACCACCTTCACCCATCTCTATGCCATCGCCCAGGCCGCGCCGGGGCCGAACGTGCTGGTCGTGACATTGATCGGCTGGGAGGTTGGCGGCTTGCCCGGGGCCTTCGCAGCGACGCTGGCCATGTGCCTTCCGATGAGCATCCTGATTTACTTGCTGATTGACCGCTGGGAGGGCTTTGCCGGCAAACGCTGGCAAAAGGCGATCAGTCTTGGCGTCGCGCCGCTGGCGGTGGGCCTGATTTTCTCCGGGGCCACGTTGATTGCCCGGGCAGCCGATTTTGGCTGGGCGCCCTGGCTGCTCGTGGCAGCCACCCTCGTCGCCAACCTGCGGAGCAAGCTGCATCCGCTGTGGTTCATCGGAATTGGTGCAGCCCTGGGTTTCCTCGGCTGGGTTTGA
- a CDS encoding chromate transporter, which produces MPNTEESPSRPDLRALFLGFSSVGLSGFGGVLPFARRMLVDERQWMTAEQFNAQLGLCQFLPGPNVINLAVVVGKRYCGLPGAIVAPVGLLAGPFIIVLLLALLYDHFGSLVAVQSMLRGIAAVGCGLLFGMAWRMGAAIKDKPYFLPFTVLTVAAIAGLRWPMPSVMVAGLMLSGGVAYWRLGRR; this is translated from the coding sequence ATGCCGAATACCGAGGAATCACCAAGCCGCCCGGACCTCCGGGCGCTTTTTTTGGGTTTTTCATCGGTTGGCCTGTCCGGATTTGGTGGCGTTTTGCCCTTCGCCCGGCGCATGCTGGTCGACGAGCGTCAATGGATGACGGCCGAGCAATTCAATGCCCAGCTTGGCCTTTGCCAGTTTCTGCCGGGGCCGAATGTGATCAATCTGGCCGTTGTTGTCGGCAAGCGCTACTGCGGCCTGCCGGGGGCCATCGTCGCGCCGGTTGGTCTGCTCGCCGGGCCGTTCATCATCGTTCTGCTCCTCGCCTTGCTGTATGACCATTTCGGCAGCCTGGTCGCCGTCCAGTCGATGTTGCGCGGCATTGCTGCCGTTGGCTGCGGCCTGCTCTTCGGCATGGCCTGGCGCATGGGGGCAGCGATCAAGGACAAGCCCTATTTTCTTCCCTTTACGGTGCTGACGGTGGCTGCCATTGCCGGCCTGCGCTGGCCGATGCCGTCCGTCATGGTCGCCGGCTTGATGCTTTCCGGCGGCGTTGCCTACTGGCGGCTCGGGCGCAGATGA
- the hisD gene encoding histidinol dehydrogenase, whose amino-acid sequence MVAIKRLSTADADFKASMDALLAFEAAQDEGIERTVIGILADVKVRGDVAVVEYSNRFDRLTANCMADLELSKAEMQKALDSLPSEQRQALEAAAQRVRIYHEKQCLEGWSYTEADGTLLGQMITPLDRVGLYVPGGKAAYPSSVLMNAIPAKVAGVKELIMVVPTPGGEHNQLVLAAACLAGVDRVFTIGGAQAVAALAYGTATVPQVDKIVGPGNAYVACAKRRVFGIVGIDMIAGPSEILVVSDGSGNPDWVAMDLFSQAEHDELAQSILICTDAGFIERVQASIEKLLPTMPRRVVIETSLTNRGAFILVRDLEEAVVIANRVAPEHLELSLADPDPWVSKIHHAGAIFIGHYTSEALGDYCAGPNHVLPTSGSARFSSPLGVYDFQKRTSLIKVSKAGAQTLGRIASTLAHGEGLPAHAKSAEFRLDS is encoded by the coding sequence ATGGTCGCGATCAAACGTCTGTCCACGGCTGATGCCGATTTCAAGGCCAGCATGGATGCACTGCTGGCTTTCGAGGCGGCGCAGGATGAGGGTATCGAACGCACCGTTATCGGCATCCTGGCCGACGTGAAGGTGCGCGGTGATGTGGCGGTCGTCGAGTACAGCAACCGGTTCGACCGGCTGACCGCTAACTGCATGGCCGATCTCGAACTCTCCAAAGCCGAGATGCAGAAGGCGCTCGATAGTCTGCCGAGTGAGCAGCGTCAGGCGCTTGAAGCAGCAGCCCAGCGCGTGCGCATTTACCATGAGAAGCAGTGTCTGGAAGGCTGGTCGTATACCGAGGCGGATGGTACCCTGCTCGGCCAGATGATCACCCCGCTCGACCGCGTTGGCCTTTATGTGCCGGGCGGCAAGGCAGCCTATCCATCGTCGGTGCTGATGAACGCCATTCCGGCCAAGGTGGCGGGCGTCAAGGAGCTGATCATGGTCGTTCCGACGCCGGGCGGCGAGCACAACCAGCTGGTTCTGGCGGCCGCCTGTCTGGCCGGTGTCGATCGCGTATTCACCATCGGCGGAGCGCAGGCGGTGGCGGCGCTGGCCTATGGTACGGCGACCGTGCCGCAGGTGGACAAGATTGTCGGCCCCGGTAACGCCTACGTTGCCTGCGCCAAGCGCCGGGTGTTCGGTATTGTCGGTATCGACATGATCGCCGGGCCCTCGGAAATTCTCGTCGTCTCGGACGGCTCCGGCAATCCCGACTGGGTGGCGATGGACCTTTTCTCGCAGGCCGAGCACGACGAACTGGCACAGTCGATCCTGATCTGCACTGATGCCGGTTTCATTGAGCGGGTTCAGGCCAGCATTGAAAAGCTGCTGCCGACCATGCCGCGCCGCGTCGTCATCGAAACCTCGCTGACCAATCGCGGTGCTTTCATTCTGGTTCGTGATCTTGAAGAGGCGGTCGTTATCGCCAATCGCGTCGCGCCGGAACACCTCGAACTTTCCCTGGCTGATCCTGATCCGTGGGTCAGCAAGATTCACCATGCCGGGGCCATCTTCATCGGGCATTACACCTCCGAGGCCCTCGGTGATTACTGTGCTGGCCCCAACCACGTGTTGCCGACCTCGGGCAGCGCCCGTTTCTCGTCGCCGCTGGGCGTCTATGACTTCCAGAAGCGGACCAGTCTGATCAAGGTATCGAAGGCCGGGGCGCAGACGCTGGGTCGGATTGCTTCGACCCTGGCGCATGGCGAGGGACTGCCGGCGCATGCCAAGTCTGCCGAGTTCCGGCTCGATTCGTAA
- the hisG gene encoding ATP phosphoribosyltransferase encodes MTGITIALSKGRIFDETLPLLAAAGIVPTENPETSRKLIIETNKPDVRVVIVRATDVPTYVQYGAADLGVAGKDVLMEHGGEGLYSPLDLKIAKCRMMVAVPEGFDYAHAVRQGNRLKVASKYTKTAREHFASKGVHIDLIKLYGSMELAPLAGLADAIVDLVSTGGTLKANKLVAVEHVVDISSRLVVNQASLKVKRETLQPIIDAFARAVEK; translated from the coding sequence GTGACCGGCATCACCATCGCACTCTCCAAGGGCCGCATTTTCGATGAAACCCTGCCCCTGCTTGCCGCAGCTGGCATTGTCCCGACCGAAAATCCCGAAACCTCCCGCAAGCTGATCATCGAGACGAACAAGCCGGACGTACGTGTCGTCATCGTTCGCGCCACCGATGTGCCGACCTACGTCCAGTACGGGGCTGCCGATCTCGGCGTGGCCGGCAAGGACGTACTCATGGAGCACGGCGGCGAGGGGCTTTATTCGCCGCTCGACCTCAAGATCGCCAAATGCCGGATGATGGTTGCCGTGCCGGAAGGCTTCGACTATGCCCACGCTGTGCGTCAGGGCAATCGTTTGAAGGTCGCTTCCAAATACACCAAGACGGCACGCGAACATTTCGCCAGCAAGGGCGTTCATATCGACCTCATCAAGCTCTACGGCTCGATGGAGTTGGCGCCGCTGGCGGGCCTGGCCGATGCCATCGTCGATCTGGTGTCCACCGGCGGCACGCTGAAAGCCAACAAACTGGTGGCGGTCGAACACGTGGTGGATATTTCGAGTCGGCTGGTGGTCAACCAGGCCTCGCTCAAGGTCAAGCGCGAAACCCTGCAACCGATCATCGACGCCTTTGCCCGGGCGGTGGAGAAATGA
- a CDS encoding cold-shock protein translates to MANGTVKWFNDSKGFGFISPSEGGEDLFAHFSAIQGNGFKTLAENQKVTFDVVNGPKGKQAANIRPAE, encoded by the coding sequence ATGGCAAACGGTACCGTTAAGTGGTTCAACGACTCCAAGGGTTTTGGTTTCATCTCCCCGTCCGAAGGTGGTGAAGACCTCTTCGCTCACTTCTCCGCAATTCAAGGCAATGGTTTCAAGACCCTGGCCGAAAACCAGAAGGTGACCTTCGACGTCGTGAACGGCCCGAAGGGTAAGCAGGCTGCAAACATCCGCCCGGCTGAATAA
- the murA gene encoding UDP-N-acetylglucosamine 1-carboxyvinyltransferase codes for MDKLLIEGGRTLSGEVAMSGAKNAALPILCASLLTADPLHLTNVPHLNDISTMLRLLGDMGVGVTMDGIDGMVLDGGGLNNAVASYEMVKTMRASILVLGPLVARCGEARVSLPGGCAIGARPVDQHIKGLQAMGAEVTVEQGYVHAKASRLKGARICTDMVTVTGTENLMMAACLADGETIIENAAREPEVVDLANCLISMGARISGAGTDIIRIQGVDKLHGATHAIMPDRIETGTYLCAAAATGGDIRLLKTSAAYLDSVVDKLMDAGCDITVERDAIRLVAPKRLKAVSLRTAPYPAFPTDMQAQFMAINCIADGVATIRETIFENRFMHVNELMRLGANIQIEGNNAIVRGVDKLEGATVMATDLRASASLVIAGLVAQGETLIDRIYHLDRGYERIEEKLAKLGASVRRVR; via the coding sequence GTGGATAAGTTATTGATTGAAGGGGGGCGAACCCTTTCTGGCGAAGTCGCCATGTCGGGTGCCAAGAACGCTGCGCTACCGATTCTCTGCGCTTCGCTGCTGACCGCTGATCCGTTGCATCTGACCAATGTGCCGCACCTCAACGACATCTCGACGATGCTCCGTTTGCTCGGCGACATGGGCGTCGGCGTGACGATGGATGGCATTGACGGCATGGTGCTTGACGGTGGTGGTCTGAACAACGCCGTGGCCTCGTACGAAATGGTCAAGACCATGCGTGCCTCGATTCTCGTGCTTGGCCCGCTGGTTGCGCGCTGCGGTGAGGCGCGTGTCTCGCTGCCCGGCGGCTGTGCCATTGGGGCGCGCCCGGTCGATCAACACATCAAGGGCCTGCAGGCGATGGGGGCAGAGGTCACCGTTGAGCAGGGCTATGTCCATGCCAAGGCGAGCCGACTGAAGGGCGCCCGCATCTGTACCGACATGGTCACCGTGACCGGCACCGAAAACCTCATGATGGCCGCCTGTCTGGCCGACGGCGAAACAATTATCGAAAACGCGGCGCGCGAGCCGGAAGTGGTTGATCTGGCCAATTGCCTGATCAGCATGGGGGCGCGAATTTCCGGTGCAGGCACTGACATCATCCGTATCCAGGGTGTGGACAAGCTGCACGGTGCAACGCATGCCATCATGCCGGACCGTATTGAAACCGGGACTTACCTGTGCGCCGCCGCGGCGACGGGTGGCGATATCCGTTTGCTCAAGACCTCCGCCGCCTATCTCGATAGCGTGGTCGACAAGTTGATGGATGCCGGTTGCGACATTACCGTCGAGCGCGATGCCATTCGTCTCGTCGCACCCAAGCGCCTCAAGGCAGTGAGCCTCCGTACCGCACCTTACCCCGCCTTTCCGACCGATATGCAGGCGCAGTTCATGGCCATCAACTGCATTGCTGATGGAGTGGCGACGATCCGCGAAACCATTTTCGAAAACCGGTTCATGCATGTGAACGAGTTGATGCGCCTCGGGGCCAATATCCAGATCGAAGGCAACAACGCCATCGTTCGTGGCGTCGACAAACTCGAGGGCGCCACCGTCATGGCCACCGACCTGCGCGCCTCGGCTTCGTTGGTTATCGCCGGCCTCGTCGCGCAGGGAGAAACGTTGATCGACCGCATCTACCATCTGGATCGTGGCTACGAACGCATTGAGGAAAAGCTCGCCAAGCTCGGCGCTTCGGTCCGCCGGGTGCGCTAA
- a CDS encoding BolA family protein: MHPEQIKQLILAGMACEYLELDGDGQHFQATVVSNEFAGKNRVQRQQRVYQTLKEKLATGELHALSFKTLTPEEWSTQRG; this comes from the coding sequence ATGCACCCCGAACAAATCAAGCAACTGATCCTCGCCGGTATGGCCTGCGAATACCTCGAACTGGATGGCGACGGCCAGCATTTTCAGGCGACCGTGGTGAGCAATGAGTTCGCTGGCAAGAACCGCGTGCAGCGTCAGCAGCGCGTCTATCAAACCCTGAAGGAAAAGCTGGCAACCGGGGAGTTGCATGCCCTTTCCTTCAAAACATTGACCCCGGAAGAATGGAGTACGCAGCGTGGATAA
- a CDS encoding ABC transporter permease — protein sequence MIGFLTLFEKEFLRFWKVSFQTVAAPVLTALLYLLIFGHVLDEHVQVHGVRYISFLVPGLVMMQVLQNAFANSSSSLIQAKITGSIVFVLLPPIPYSVFFAAYVLAAVVRGLLVGVGVLLATLWFAELKVVAPWWILAFTMFGGGLFAALGIVAGIWSEKFDQLAAFQNFLIMPLTMLSGVFYSIYSLPAFWQGLSHYNPVFYMIDGFRYGFFGVSDVAPEISLAIVVACFAAVSLLTLHLLKRGWKLRG from the coding sequence CACCCTTTTTGAAAAAGAGTTCCTGCGTTTCTGGAAAGTCAGCTTTCAGACAGTCGCCGCGCCGGTTCTGACGGCGCTGCTCTACCTGCTCATTTTCGGCCATGTCCTCGACGAACACGTGCAGGTTCACGGCGTACGCTACATCAGTTTCCTGGTCCCGGGGCTGGTCATGATGCAGGTGCTGCAGAACGCATTCGCCAACTCATCGTCGAGCCTGATCCAGGCCAAGATCACCGGCTCCATCGTCTTTGTGTTGCTGCCGCCGATTCCCTACAGCGTATTTTTTGCCGCTTATGTCCTGGCTGCCGTCGTGCGCGGATTGCTGGTTGGCGTCGGGGTGCTTCTCGCGACCCTCTGGTTTGCTGAGCTCAAGGTCGTTGCGCCGTGGTGGATACTCGCTTTTACCATGTTTGGTGGTGGGCTCTTCGCGGCGCTCGGTATCGTCGCCGGCATATGGTCCGAAAAGTTTGACCAGCTGGCCGCTTTCCAGAATTTTCTGATCATGCCGCTGACCATGTTGTCCGGTGTTTTCTATTCGATTTACTCACTTCCTGCGTTCTGGCAGGGGCTGTCGCATTACAATCCCGTCTTTTACATGATCGATGGCTTCCGTTATGGCTTTTTTGGTGTCTCCGATGTGGCGCCCGAAATCAGCCTGGCGATCGTCGTTGCCTGCTTCGCTGCCGTGTCCCTGTTGACCCTGCACCTCCTGAAGCGGGGCTGGAAGCTGAGAGGCTGA